The Allochromatium tepidum genome has a window encoding:
- a CDS encoding methyl-accepting chemotaxis protein — MRRINDLPIWMRLVGAMWLILLPAWTGLIIWMASEQRQTAIDQAAAFTSTLHEMTLAGLTTLMITGTINQRAAFLDQIVELKNVEDLRVLRGENVSKQFGPGTEHEQPRDDIERRVLETGEPYLELSDDGRTLRAVTAAFAREDYLGKNCTACHALAPRDSVLGAVSMRIDLKDVNRAVDVFAIKIFVIAAILSLPVLLFLYFFTRGFVTRPLQQMTQGLDGIAKGNGDLSRRLPVHGNDEIGQASLAFNAMMDNFRDLIARILASTGQLAQAARNLAGATEQTNMSIAQQRHEVDQLASAMNEMSATAQEVARSAQHGADITRVAHGAANSGKDVVHGTMSRIEQLAQEIQNASAVIRDLGQDSQEIGKILDVIRGVAEQTNLLALNAAIEAARAGEAGRGFAVVADEVRSLANRTQTSTQEIQAMIERLQQASRRAVSVMEDSRRHADDSRTRALEAEQSLDAIMNAVTTLNDVNTQVASSAEEQSAVAEEMNRNVTRISDAAEGNAQAALQTTEASDQLARLAAELQELVGHFKV; from the coding sequence ATGCGACGAATCAACGATCTACCGATCTGGATGCGCCTGGTGGGGGCCATGTGGCTCATCCTGCTCCCGGCCTGGACCGGACTCATCATCTGGATGGCGAGCGAGCAACGCCAGACCGCCATCGATCAGGCGGCGGCCTTCACCAGCACCCTGCACGAGATGACCCTGGCCGGACTCACCACATTGATGATCACGGGCACCATCAATCAGCGTGCCGCCTTCCTCGATCAGATCGTCGAGCTGAAGAATGTCGAGGACTTGCGCGTATTGCGCGGCGAGAACGTCTCCAAGCAATTCGGCCCCGGCACCGAACACGAGCAGCCGCGCGACGACATCGAGCGCCGCGTCCTGGAGACGGGCGAACCCTATCTCGAACTCTCCGACGATGGCCGGACACTGCGCGCCGTCACGGCGGCCTTCGCGCGTGAGGATTATCTGGGCAAGAACTGCACGGCCTGTCACGCACTCGCGCCGCGCGACTCGGTCCTCGGTGCGGTCAGCATGCGGATCGACCTCAAGGACGTGAATCGCGCGGTCGATGTCTTCGCCATCAAGATCTTCGTCATCGCCGCCATCCTGAGCCTGCCGGTCCTGCTCTTCCTCTACTTCTTCACCCGCGGGTTCGTCACCCGTCCGCTCCAGCAGATGACCCAGGGACTCGACGGCATCGCCAAGGGTAACGGCGATCTCAGCCGCCGTCTCCCGGTCCATGGAAACGACGAGATCGGCCAAGCCAGTCTGGCCTTCAACGCCATGATGGACAACTTCCGCGACCTGATCGCCCGCATCCTCGCCTCCACCGGCCAGCTCGCCCAGGCGGCGCGCAATCTGGCCGGCGCCACCGAGCAGACCAACATGAGCATCGCCCAGCAGCGCCACGAGGTCGATCAACTCGCCTCGGCCATGAACGAGATGAGCGCCACGGCCCAGGAGGTTGCGCGCAGTGCCCAGCACGGCGCCGACATCACACGGGTCGCCCACGGGGCCGCCAACTCGGGCAAGGACGTGGTCCATGGCACCATGTCGCGTATCGAGCAGTTGGCTCAGGAGATCCAGAACGCCTCGGCGGTCATCCGCGATCTGGGTCAGGACAGCCAGGAGATCGGCAAGATCCTGGACGTGATCCGCGGCGTGGCCGAGCAGACCAATCTGCTGGCGCTCAACGCGGCGATCGAGGCCGCGCGCGCGGGTGAGGCCGGTCGCGGGTTCGCCGTGGTCGCCGATGAGGTACGTTCACTGGCCAACCGGACCCAGACCTCGACCCAGGAGATCCAGGCCATGATCGAGCGTCTCCAGCAGGCCAGTCGTCGCGCCGTGTCGGTGATGGAGGACAGCCGCCGGCATGCCGACGACAGCCGCACCCGCGCCCTGGAGGCCGAGCAGTCGCTCGATGCCATCATGAACGCCGTCACCACACTCAACGACGTCAACACCCAGGTCGCCAGTTCGGCCGAGGAACAGAGCGCGGTGGCCGAGGAGATGAACCGCAACGTCACCCGCATCTCGGACGCCGCCGAGGGCAATGCGCAGGCCGCGCTCCAGACAACCGAAGCCTCCGATCAGCTCGCGCGGCTCGCCGCCGAGTTGCAGGAGCTGGTGGGTCACTTCAAGGTCTGA
- a CDS encoding YfbR-like 5'-deoxynucleotidase, with protein sequence MRDLRLNMQDIARSGHVTRWHSVRCARNQTLAEHHYLVTMIARELMRRLFGESLPAETRLLVLEYALTHDTPELLMGDLPSPLKQRIAEIAGDGNPLTRIEHEIAPELGACRRALADSALACVVKLADLMDACLFIREEGIGRHAALVADKSEALLREKIREAGERFPELDWSQVPDLYAHMCGEAGPDNRILFEQVRSPVSNPDIS encoded by the coding sequence ATGCGCGATCTCAGGCTCAACATGCAGGACATCGCCCGCTCCGGGCATGTCACGCGCTGGCATTCGGTGCGCTGCGCGCGCAACCAGACGCTCGCCGAACACCATTATCTCGTGACCATGATCGCGCGCGAGCTGATGCGCCGCCTGTTCGGCGAGAGCCTCCCCGCCGAGACGCGCCTGCTGGTGCTCGAATACGCCCTGACCCATGATACGCCCGAATTGCTGATGGGCGACCTGCCCTCCCCGCTCAAGCAGCGCATCGCCGAGATCGCGGGCGACGGCAATCCGCTGACCCGCATCGAGCACGAGATCGCCCCTGAGCTCGGCGCGTGCCGGCGCGCCCTCGCGGACTCGGCACTGGCCTGTGTCGTCAAGCTGGCCGATCTCATGGACGCCTGTCTCTTCATCCGTGAGGAAGGCATCGGTCGGCATGCCGCGCTCGTCGCCGACAAATCCGAGGCCCTGCTGCGTGAGAAGATCCGGGAGGCCGGTGAACGCTTTCCTGAACTAGACTGGAGCCAGGTTCCGGATCTCTACGCGCACATGTGCGGTGAGGCCGGTCCGGACAACCGGATTCTGTTCGAGCAGGTACGGTCTCCGGTGTCCAACCCGGATATTTCCTGA
- a CDS encoding AAA family ATPase, producing MSLDPDCLARLKLRQAPFDTLTSEDFLYSDPLLESLVETAARAIGAPGAVVVLAGPDGSGRSVQLMRLLGALDGPYELIAFRSRPNIPFDAVDVTIRAHLRSSGFDNPNRSVADLLAERTRAQARLVLAIDDAHLLGGEGMVKLVRLRATVLEAGGQGLRLILVGDPSLSRGRLPLPDLLDDAQVVRLNLRPFNLEQAGAYLRHRLRVAGLEDPDSLLSRGDIAVLQGSAKGLPAALNAQANAWLTRRCKSLDGGLRTSLGGRSAAAGVMPAPISAEPQRPPEPRPEPDPLDERLEASEEFLDLEPDTYEPSAPSAPPPPRDPQLSDFLVGGEVPTAMAQSEFEQILQRVRQHQPWEAAAPEPKAATREEIKATTPKPRTPYWNRPWFIPVVLVIVLVAIAAPVVWQLVMDSKPSTSLPDRSKPVSQAPVDRPEATEPESQPVAPETASAPAQPEATPVAAPEGAPVAGVAEPAPGSETPRDELAEDLAWLMRQDPERFTIQLVAARDLQTARGVLDPQALEGVRYVQTRSYVIAVLGSFPSRTQAARELPGLPASVRDNGPWIRTIGSIRDSLP from the coding sequence ATGTCACTGGATCCAGATTGCCTGGCCCGGCTCAAACTGCGGCAGGCGCCATTCGATACCCTCACCAGCGAGGATTTTCTCTACAGCGACCCCTTGCTGGAAAGTCTGGTCGAGACCGCGGCGCGGGCGATCGGGGCGCCGGGGGCGGTCGTCGTCCTGGCCGGTCCGGACGGTTCGGGACGCAGTGTCCAGTTGATGCGACTGCTCGGTGCGCTCGATGGGCCCTATGAACTGATCGCCTTCCGCAGTCGGCCGAACATCCCCTTCGATGCGGTCGACGTCACCATTCGCGCCCATCTGCGCAGCAGCGGATTCGACAATCCTAACCGCTCCGTGGCCGATCTGCTGGCCGAACGCACGCGCGCTCAGGCGCGGCTGGTGCTGGCGATCGACGATGCGCATCTGCTCGGCGGCGAGGGAATGGTCAAGCTGGTGCGTCTGCGCGCGACCGTCCTGGAGGCGGGCGGGCAGGGGTTGCGGCTGATCCTGGTGGGCGATCCGTCCCTGAGTCGCGGGCGTCTGCCCTTGCCCGATCTGCTCGACGACGCGCAGGTGGTGCGCCTGAATCTGCGGCCCTTCAACCTCGAACAGGCGGGAGCCTATCTGCGTCATCGCCTGCGGGTCGCGGGTCTGGAGGATCCCGACAGCCTGCTGAGCCGGGGCGACATCGCGGTGCTGCAGGGCAGTGCCAAGGGCTTGCCGGCGGCGCTCAATGCCCAGGCCAATGCCTGGCTGACGCGTCGCTGCAAGAGTCTGGACGGGGGGCTGAGAACCTCGCTGGGCGGACGCTCGGCGGCAGCAGGCGTGATGCCGGCACCGATCAGTGCCGAACCCCAGCGTCCTCCTGAACCGCGACCCGAGCCCGATCCGCTGGACGAACGCCTGGAGGCGTCCGAGGAATTCCTGGATCTCGAACCCGACACCTACGAGCCATCCGCGCCATCCGCGCCGCCGCCCCCCAGAGATCCTCAACTCTCGGATTTCCTGGTCGGCGGTGAGGTACCCACGGCCATGGCCCAGAGCGAGTTCGAGCAGATCCTCCAGCGCGTGCGCCAGCATCAGCCCTGGGAGGCCGCCGCGCCCGAACCCAAGGCCGCCACGCGCGAGGAGATCAAGGCCACGACGCCCAAGCCAAGGACGCCGTACTGGAACCGTCCCTGGTTCATCCCGGTGGTGCTGGTCATCGTCCTCGTGGCCATCGCGGCGCCCGTGGTCTGGCAGCTCGTGATGGACTCCAAGCCGTCGACGTCGCTGCCGGATCGATCCAAGCCGGTCTCTCAGGCGCCGGTCGATCGACCCGAGGCGACCGAACCCGAATCGCAACCTGTCGCTCCCGAGACGGCTTCCGCACCGGCTCAGCCGGAAGCGACGCCCGTGGCGGCCCCGGAGGGCGCTCCCGTCGCCGGCGTGGCCGAGCCGGCGCCCGGTTCCGAGACGCCGCGTGACGAATTGGCCGAGGATCTCGCCTGGCTGATGCGCCAGGATCCGGAACGCTTCACCATTCAGCTCGTGGCGGCGCGCGATCTCCAGACAGCGCGCGGCGTGCTCGACCCTCAGGCCCTGGAAGGCGTGCGCTATGTCCAGACACGCTCCTATGTGATCGCCGTGCTCGGCAGCTTCCCGAGCCGCACCCAGGCGGCACGCGAGTTGCCCGGCCTGCCCGCGTCCGTGCGCGACAATGGTCCCTGGATCCGCACTATCGGCTCGATCCGCGACAGTCTGCCCTGA
- a CDS encoding putative metalloprotease CJM1_0395 family protein, with product MEIHSLIRSSPASPMRRFDDAREMSSVPGALEAGAVARDEPVEDPRAIEETSEIEAERATGEEDPTAAKDINGETLSDEDLRVVEQLKQRDSEVRAHEQAHVTAGGGHITSGPSYSYQTGPDGKRYAIGGEVGIDTSMKAGDPEGNLEKARAIIRAAMAPAEPSSQDVRVAASARAMETRAQQEIRDRQIKEYEAVMDTGATDRASAPSGTAAATTPTANDERSGSATQPSQGMSGGQERPAQRIEALFSTSSVETGLSRLA from the coding sequence TTGGAGATCCATTCACTCATCCGGTCTTCGCCCGCCTCGCCGATGCGTCGGTTCGACGATGCGCGCGAGATGTCCTCCGTGCCCGGTGCCCTGGAAGCGGGCGCGGTCGCGCGTGACGAACCGGTCGAGGATCCGCGCGCCATCGAGGAAACGAGCGAGATCGAGGCCGAGCGTGCGACCGGCGAGGAAGACCCGACGGCGGCCAAGGACATCAATGGCGAGACTCTCTCAGACGAGGATCTGCGCGTCGTCGAGCAGCTCAAGCAGCGTGATTCCGAGGTCCGCGCCCATGAGCAGGCGCATGTCACCGCCGGCGGCGGCCACATCACCAGCGGTCCGAGTTATTCCTACCAGACCGGCCCGGACGGCAAACGCTATGCCATCGGCGGCGAGGTCGGGATCGACACCTCGATGAAGGCGGGCGATCCGGAAGGCAATCTCGAAAAGGCGCGCGCCATCATTCGCGCCGCCATGGCGCCGGCCGAACCCTCGTCCCAGGACGTGCGCGTCGCGGCCTCGGCGCGTGCGATGGAGACGCGGGCCCAGCAGGAGATCCGGGACCGTCAGATCAAGGAATACGAGGCGGTGATGGACACGGGCGCAACCGACCGTGCATCGGCGCCCTCTGGAACGGCGGCGGCAACCACGCCGACGGCGAACGACGAGCGCTCGGGTTCGGCGACACAGCCGAGCCAGGGCATGTCGGGCGGGCAGGAACGTCCGGCACAACGCATCGAGGCCCTGTTCTCCACTTCTTCGGTCGAGACGGGACTGAGTCGACTGGCCTGA
- a CDS encoding YjfB family protein, which produces MDISSTSGLAGYTYTPSSNKTDTSASLAMLNKANEMQADSAEQMIRSVTETTPSSQALPDHIGRNINVTA; this is translated from the coding sequence ATGGATATCTCCTCCACATCGGGCCTAGCCGGTTACACCTATACGCCCTCCAGCAACAAGACCGATACCAGCGCCAGTCTCGCCATGCTGAACAAGGCCAACGAGATGCAAGCCGATTCGGCCGAGCAGATGATTCGGAGCGTCACCGAAACCACGCCGTCCTCGCAGGCGCTACCCGATCATATCGGCCGCAACATTAATGTAACGGCCTAA
- a CDS encoding PilZ domain-containing protein → MNDNEKRQHPRLPVEVEVELHRSDRSMCLVWTDDLSNGGVSLTMNGHGDWPPIGARVQIRISGPLGGDDEPPLVDAIVVRHTEAGIAVRFDDPMRE, encoded by the coding sequence ATGAACGATAACGAAAAACGTCAGCATCCGCGCCTTCCAGTCGAGGTCGAGGTCGAGCTGCATCGTTCCGATCGATCCATGTGTCTGGTATGGACCGATGACCTGAGCAATGGCGGCGTGTCGCTGACGATGAACGGTCATGGTGATTGGCCGCCGATCGGCGCCAGGGTGCAGATACGGATCTCGGGCCCACTGGGCGGAGACGATGAACCGCCCCTGGTCGATGCCATCGTGGTGCGACACACCGAGGCGGGGATCGCCGTCCGCTTCGACGATCCGATGCGCGAATGA
- a CDS encoding HDOD domain-containing protein, with translation MQQTPETLEAFSILAEIELTRDLSEEDRGRLAEQCRIEEHSLKHRMRLTEQKPDRLFLVDGHVARLENGVIERHQAFQGLSEPIDLMGETLAPDACLVTETPCLFLRIPAAALEAVLAGGTEVSDIELDPAEGEFLAELYHLINNNQLVLPARPEVALKIQEMTNDPDAGIDALTEIIQRDGTIAGALLHATNSPLFRAAKEIKTIREAVLRLGFRNTRMLAVNLALRQAFRAKNEVTRAAMQESWTESVLCSAYGYVIAEITHRLDRERALLAGLVAGIGAVPIIQFIETRGQGQTLAQVQSLVSKLASITGVLVINYWGLGDDLVTVAEHYGEWDYRASEPDYASIAIVARWAALQSEGREVPDAGAVPAFAVLGLTPPAPGEPIAELAGGERMLDNLKSMFNL, from the coding sequence ATGCAGCAGACACCCGAGACGTTGGAGGCGTTTTCGATCCTGGCCGAGATCGAACTGACGCGCGATCTCAGCGAAGAGGATCGAGGTCGGCTCGCCGAGCAGTGCCGGATCGAGGAACATTCGCTCAAGCACCGTATGCGGCTGACCGAACAGAAACCGGATCGACTCTTCCTGGTCGATGGTCATGTCGCGCGTCTCGAGAATGGCGTCATCGAGCGCCACCAGGCCTTCCAGGGACTCAGCGAGCCGATCGACCTCATGGGTGAGACCCTGGCCCCCGATGCCTGTCTCGTGACCGAAACCCCCTGTCTGTTCCTGCGGATTCCAGCCGCCGCGCTCGAGGCCGTGCTCGCCGGCGGCACCGAGGTCAGCGACATCGAGCTCGATCCGGCCGAGGGCGAGTTCCTGGCCGAACTCTATCATCTGATCAACAACAACCAGCTCGTGCTGCCGGCGCGCCCCGAAGTGGCGCTCAAGATCCAGGAGATGACCAATGATCCGGACGCCGGCATCGATGCCCTGACCGAGATCATCCAGCGCGACGGCACCATCGCCGGCGCCCTGCTGCACGCGACCAACAGCCCGCTGTTCCGCGCCGCCAAGGAGATCAAGACCATCCGCGAGGCGGTGCTGCGTCTGGGGTTCCGCAACACCCGGATGCTGGCCGTGAATCTGGCGCTGCGTCAGGCCTTCCGCGCCAAGAACGAAGTCACGCGCGCGGCGATGCAGGAGTCCTGGACCGAGAGCGTACTCTGCTCGGCTTATGGCTACGTGATTGCCGAGATCACGCATCGTCTCGACCGTGAGCGCGCGTTGCTCGCCGGACTCGTGGCCGGGATCGGCGCCGTGCCCATCATCCAGTTCATCGAGACGCGCGGACAGGGGCAGACGCTCGCCCAGGTCCAGTCGCTCGTCTCCAAGCTGGCGAGCATCACGGGCGTGCTGGTGATCAACTACTGGGGGCTGGGCGACGACCTGGTGACGGTCGCCGAGCACTATGGTGAATGGGACTATCGAGCCTCAGAGCCGGACTATGCCAGCATCGCCATCGTGGCGCGCTGGGCGGCGCTGCAGAGCGAGGGCCGTGAGGTTCCGGATGCCGGCGCGGTGCCGGCGTTCGCGGTGCTGGGCCTGACGCCGCCGGCTCCGGGCGAGCCGATCGCCGAGCTGGCCGGCGGCGAGCGGATGCTCGACAACCTGAAGTCCATGTTCAATCTGTGA
- a CDS encoding HDOD domain-containing protein, translating into MSVTIESLVKGTGRLLAIPRVVGEVLRLLDDPDSRQSEIARHLEQDPALVAILLRLANSPAFAPARTVDSVERAIMLLGREHLRRLVIAGAVTQAADHLPNQDMLPLEVFWRHSSYCAAIARLLAEQIAPRLAGSVFLGGLLHDLGQLLLFTQEPQAEHRAFLNSLGAIDTLSPVEAERAVLGFDHAQLGGALAEHWGLPESLVACIRYHHDPLAAPEGHALAVSLVHVANSIAHLAEFDSRDLHDAPPIEPEILARLNLRNDQLMALVEQAQYQILAVEALRNPKLAE; encoded by the coding sequence GTGTCCGTAACCATCGAGAGCCTGGTCAAGGGAACGGGGCGATTACTGGCGATCCCGCGCGTGGTCGGCGAGGTGCTGCGTCTCCTGGACGATCCGGACAGCCGCCAATCCGAGATCGCCCGGCATCTGGAGCAGGATCCGGCCTTGGTCGCCATCCTGCTGCGGCTGGCCAACAGCCCGGCCTTCGCGCCCGCGCGCACGGTCGATTCGGTCGAGCGCGCCATCATGCTGCTGGGGCGCGAGCATCTGCGCCGTTTGGTGATCGCGGGCGCCGTCACCCAGGCGGCGGACCATCTGCCGAACCAGGACATGCTGCCGCTCGAGGTCTTCTGGCGCCACTCGTCCTATTGCGCCGCCATCGCGCGCCTGCTGGCCGAACAGATCGCGCCCCGTCTGGCCGGATCGGTCTTCCTCGGTGGGTTGCTGCACGATCTGGGACAGCTCCTGCTCTTCACCCAGGAACCCCAGGCCGAGCATCGGGCGTTCCTGAACTCACTGGGTGCAATCGACACCCTGTCACCCGTGGAGGCCGAGCGCGCCGTGCTCGGTTTCGATCACGCCCAGCTCGGCGGCGCCCTGGCCGAGCACTGGGGCCTGCCCGAGAGTCTGGTGGCCTGCATCCGCTATCACCATGACCCGCTCGCCGCACCCGAGGGGCACGCGCTCGCCGTGTCCCTGGTGCATGTGGCCAACAGCATCGCCCATCTGGCCGAGTTCGACTCCAGGGATCTGCACGACGCCCCGCCGATCGAACCCGAGATCCTGGCGCGTCTGAATTTACGGAACGATCAGCTCATGGCGCTGGTCGAGCAGGCGCAGTATCAGATCCTCGCCGTCGAGGCGCTGCGCAATCCCAAGCTGGCCGAGTAG
- a CDS encoding metal ABC transporter ATP-binding protein codes for MSDSPVIRVESVSFSYGETLVLERIDLSIAAGEFVGLVGPNAGGKSTLLKLILGLLEPQSGRIRVLGRPPREAARAIGYVPQFPSFPRDFPICVEEVVAMGRIGLGSRWPLGWSSRADRAAARQALAEVEAADLARRPIGRLSGGQLQRVLLARALVGEPRILILDEPTANIDQRAESDIFDLLAELNRRLTILLVSHDIAFISEYVSRVACLNRTLTCHGTSAIDGEAIRHLYGGHVRQVEHRHG; via the coding sequence ATGTCCGACTCACCCGTGATCCGCGTGGAGTCCGTCAGCTTCTCCTATGGCGAGACCCTGGTGCTCGAACGCATCGATCTGAGCATCGCCGCCGGCGAGTTCGTGGGACTGGTCGGACCCAATGCCGGCGGCAAGAGCACGCTGCTGAAGCTGATCCTGGGTCTGCTCGAACCTCAGTCCGGGCGCATCCGCGTGCTCGGGCGTCCGCCGCGCGAAGCCGCGCGCGCCATCGGTTACGTCCCCCAGTTTCCGAGCTTTCCGCGCGACTTCCCGATCTGTGTCGAGGAGGTCGTGGCCATGGGGCGGATCGGACTCGGGTCGCGCTGGCCGCTCGGCTGGTCGAGCCGTGCCGACCGCGCGGCGGCCCGTCAGGCGCTCGCCGAGGTCGAGGCGGCGGATCTGGCGCGGCGTCCGATCGGTCGACTCTCGGGCGGGCAGTTGCAACGGGTGCTGCTGGCGCGCGCGCTGGTCGGTGAACCACGCATCCTGATCCTCGACGAGCCCACGGCCAACATCGACCAGCGCGCCGAGAGCGACATCTTCGATCTGCTCGCCGAGCTCAATCGGCGCCTGACCATCCTGCTGGTCTCGCACGACATCGCCTTCATCTCCGAGTACGTCAGCCGCGTGGCCTGTCTCAACCGGACCCTGACCTGTCACGGCACCAGCGCGATCGACGGCGAGGCTATCCGGCATCTCTACGGCGGCCATGTCCGCCAGGTCGAGCACCGGCATGGCTGA
- a CDS encoding metal ABC transporter permease produces MAEFLTALATYGFLQSALIAGLLAGVGCGVIGTFVVFKRIAFMAGGIAHSVLGGMGAALYFGLDPFAGALIAAIFSALLIGAVRLSWKTQEDTLIGALWAIGMAVGVLFIAKTPGYSSDLMSFLFGNILLVPTRELWWMAGLDLVLVATVALFYRQFLAVIFDEEFARLRGVPVTMFYLLLLCLVAVTVVLLIQVVGLILVIALLTLPAAIAAHYVHSLGAMMLIATGLGALFTTLGLVLSFGPDLPAGPTMILLAGGVYILSALVSRQLHRRRARRQAAMVRG; encoded by the coding sequence ATGGCTGAATTCCTCACGGCACTCGCGACCTATGGATTCCTGCAGAGCGCGCTGATCGCCGGTTTGCTGGCCGGCGTCGGCTGCGGCGTGATCGGCACCTTCGTCGTCTTCAAGCGCATCGCCTTCATGGCCGGCGGGATCGCGCATTCGGTGCTCGGCGGCATGGGCGCGGCGCTCTATTTCGGACTCGATCCATTCGCCGGGGCGCTGATCGCGGCCATCTTCTCGGCGCTGCTGATCGGGGCGGTGCGTCTGAGCTGGAAGACCCAGGAAGACACGCTCATCGGCGCGCTCTGGGCCATCGGCATGGCGGTCGGCGTGCTCTTCATCGCCAAGACGCCGGGGTATTCCTCGGATCTGATGAGCTTTCTGTTCGGCAACATCCTGTTGGTGCCGACGCGCGAACTCTGGTGGATGGCTGGACTGGATCTGGTGCTGGTGGCCACGGTGGCGCTCTTCTATCGGCAGTTCCTGGCCGTCATCTTTGACGAGGAATTCGCGCGTCTGCGCGGTGTGCCGGTCACGATGTTTTATCTGCTGCTGCTGTGTCTGGTGGCCGTGACCGTTGTGCTGCTGATCCAGGTGGTCGGGCTGATCCTGGTCATCGCGCTGCTGACGCTGCCGGCGGCCATCGCGGCGCATTATGTCCATTCGCTGGGGGCCATGATGCTGATCGCCACCGGACTCGGGGCGCTCTTCACCACGCTGGGTCTGGTGCTCTCGTTCGGGCCGGATCTGCCGGCCGGGCCGACCATGATCCTGCTCGCGGGGGGCGTCTATATCCTGTCGGCGCTGGTCAGTCGTCAGTTGCACCGTCGGCGCGCCCGGCGTCAGGCGGCAATGGTCAGAGGGTAG
- a CDS encoding Fur family transcriptional regulator, whose translation MPTTGDALERVLDQAEALCRQRGVRLTPQRWRVLAILCASERPLGAYEILESMREGARAPAPPTVYRALDFLLEQGLAHKIESLHAFVGCTHPEHPHAGQFLICAECGRVTELEDAAIAQSLMLAAGETGFRPSRPVVELIGTCADCVLKHP comes from the coding sequence ATGCCGACGACGGGGGATGCCCTAGAACGGGTGCTGGACCAGGCCGAGGCGCTCTGCCGGCAACGCGGCGTCAGACTCACACCGCAACGATGGCGGGTGCTGGCGATCCTGTGCGCGTCCGAGCGTCCGCTCGGGGCCTATGAGATCCTGGAATCCATGCGCGAGGGCGCACGCGCGCCGGCCCCGCCGACCGTCTATCGGGCGCTCGACTTCCTGCTCGAACAGGGGCTGGCGCACAAGATCGAGAGTCTGCATGCCTTCGTCGGCTGCACCCATCCCGAGCATCCGCATGCCGGTCAATTTCTGATCTGCGCCGAGTGCGGGCGGGTGACCGAGCTGGAGGATGCCGCCATCGCTCAGAGCCTGATGCTGGCCGCCGGCGAGACCGGGTTTCGACCGAGCCGTCCGGTGGTCGAATTGATCGGTACCTGCGCCGACTGCGTACTCAAGCATCCCTGA
- a CDS encoding 6-pyruvoyl trahydropterin synthase family protein produces MPMEKFVAEAILTRIEISKDYLNFSAGHFTLFSATERENLHGHNFRVRCAVTARVGEGGLTFDYVILKRALKKLCDALDERVLLPLESPYLRIERRDGLVLAHFADERIPFLDRDVLLLPIRNVTIEELAPLLLGRLRAHPEIAAMSAAIRAIELSVSSGQGQWAIAQSESVSV; encoded by the coding sequence ATGCCCATGGAGAAGTTCGTGGCCGAAGCCATCCTGACCCGTATCGAGATCAGCAAGGACTATCTCAATTTCAGTGCCGGTCATTTCACGCTGTTCTCGGCCACCGAGCGCGAGAATCTGCATGGTCACAACTTCCGGGTGCGCTGCGCGGTCACGGCCCGGGTGGGCGAGGGCGGTCTGACCTTCGACTATGTGATCCTGAAACGCGCGCTCAAGAAACTCTGCGACGCACTCGACGAGCGCGTGCTGCTGCCGCTGGAATCGCCCTATCTGCGCATCGAGCGCCGGGACGGACTGGTGCTGGCGCATTTCGCCGACGAGCGCATCCCTTTTCTGGACCGCGACGTCCTGCTGCTGCCCATCCGTAACGTCACTATCGAGGAACTGGCCCCATTGCTGCTCGGACGGCTGCGCGCGCATCCCGAGATCGCCGCCATGTCCGCGGCGATCCGCGCCATCGAACTCAGCGTTTCCTCGGGGCAGGGACAGTGGGCCATCGCTCAATCGGAGTCTGTATCCGTATGA